Proteins from a genomic interval of Chanos chanos chromosome 3, fChaCha1.1, whole genome shotgun sequence:
- the kcnj12a gene encoding ATP-sensitive inward rectifier potassium channel 12, producing the protein MSVGRISRYSIVSSEEDGLRLTTMHGSGGGMNGYGNGKIHTRRKCRSRFVKKNGQCNVQFTNMEEKSQRYLADIFTTCVDIRWRYMLVVFTLVFVVSWLAFGLAFWVIALFHGDLDNPAGDDNFTPCVLQVNGFIAAFLFSIETQTTIGYGFRCVTEECPLAVFLVVFQSIVGSIIDCFMIGAIMAKMARPKKRAQTLLFSHNAVIALRDGKLCLMWRVGNLRKSHIVEAHVRAQLIKPRVTAEGEYIPLDQLDINVGFDKGLDRIFLVSPLTILHEIDEDSPLFGISKQDLDSADFEIVVILEGMVEATAMTAQARSSYLASEILWGHRFEPVLYEEKNQYKVDYSHFHKTYEVPSTPRCSAKDMLENKYLPPSSNSFCYENELAFLSREEEEEEEAAERGDQAMSLSPNRTPCHEFERLQNPRGLEQRSYRRESEI; encoded by the coding sequence atgagTGTGGGACGAATCAGTCGGTACAGCATTGTGTCATCTGAGGAGGACGGGCTTCGTCTGACCACGATGCATGGCAGCGGTGGTGGCATGAATGGCTATGGAAATGGTAAGATCCACACGCGCCGGAAATGCCGCAGTcgctttgttaaaaaaaatggccaATGCAACGTTCAGTTCACCAACATGGAGGAGAAATCGCAGCGCTACCTAGCTGATATTTTCACTACCTGTGTGGACATCCGCTGGCGATATATGCTAGTGGTTTTTACACTGGTGTTTGTGGTTTCCTGGCTGGCATTTGGGCTGGCTTTCTGGGTCATTGCCCTTTTCCATGGTGACCTTGACAACCCAGCTGGTGATGACAACTTCACACCCTGTGTTTTGCAGGTCAATGGCTTCATTGCTGcatttctcttttccattgAGACGCAGACAACCATTGGCTATGGGTTTCGCTGTGTGACAGAAGAGTGCCCACTGGCTGTGTTCTTGGTTGTGTTCCAAAGTATTGTGGGTAGCATCATTGACTGCTTCATGATAGGCGCAATTATGGCCAAGATGGCACGGCCTAAGAAGCGGGCACAGACGTTGCTGTTTTCCCACAATGCCGTCATTGCTCTCCGGGATGGGAAGCTGTGCTTGATGTGGCGAGTTGGGAACCTTCGGAAGAGTCATATTGTAGAGGCACATGTTCGCGCTCAGCTCATAAAACCACGTGTCACAGCGGAGGGAGAATACATCCCACTGGACCAGCTAGACATCAATGTGGGCTTTGACAAAGGGCTGGACCGCATCTTCCTCGTCTCTCCACTGACCATACTGCATGAGATCGATGAGGACAGCCCGCTATTTGGAATCAGCAAGCAAGACCTGGACTCTGCCGACTTTGAGATCGTGGTGATCCTGGAAGGCATGGTGGAGGCAACAGCCATGACTGCCCAGGCGCGCAGCTCGTACCTCGCCAGCGAGATCCTTTGGGGGCACCGTTTCGAACCTGTGTTGTATGAGGAGAAGAACCAGTACAAGGTGGATTACTCGCACTTCCACAAGACCTATGAGGTGCCGTCTACACCACGCTGCAGTGCCAAGGACATGCTGGAGAATAAATACCTGCCACCAAGCTCTAACTCCTTCTGCTATGAGAATGAGCTGGCCTTCCTCAGTcgtgaggaagaagaagaggaagaggcagcAGAGAGAGGTGACCAGGCGATGAGCCTCAGCCCGAACCGAACACCCTGTCACGAGTTTGAGAGGCTGCAGAACCCTCGTGGCCTGGAGCAAAGGTCATACCGCCGGGAGTCTGAGATATGA